A portion of the Manihot esculenta cultivar AM560-2 chromosome 2, M.esculenta_v8, whole genome shotgun sequence genome contains these proteins:
- the LOC110609466 gene encoding SKP1-like protein 1B isoform X1, translating into MSSSKKITLKSSDGELFEVDEAVALESHIIKHAIEDVGADDSIPLPNVTSKILAKVIEYCKKHVETPKPDANHELNTWDAEFVKVDQATLFDLILAANYLNIKGLVDLTCQTVADMIKDDLTPEEIRKTFNMMNDLTPEEVEEVCRAHPWAFE; encoded by the exons ATGTCGTCATCGAAGAAAATCACCTTGAAGAGCAGCGACGGTGAGCTCTTCGAGGTGGACGAGGCGGTGGCGCTCGAATCTCACATAATCAAACATGCGATCGAGGACGTTGGCGCTGATGACAGTATCCCGCTGCCAAATGTGACGAGCAAGATCCTGGCGAAAGTGATCGAGTACTGCAAGAAGCACGTCGAGACTCCCAAGCCCGACGCCAATCATGAGCTGAACACCTGGGACGCTGAGTTTGTGAAAGTTGATCAGGCCACGCTCTTCGATCTCATTCTG GCAGCCAACTATTTGAACATCAAGGGCCTGGTGGACCTGACATGCCAGACTGTTGCAGACATGATCAAGGATGATTTGACCCCTGAGGAGATCCGGAAGACGTTTAACATGATGAATGATTTGACCCCTGAGGAAGTGGAAGAGGTTTGTCGGGCGCACCCGTGGGCATTTGAATGA
- the LOC110609464 gene encoding uncharacterized protein LOC110609464 isoform X1 — translation MSSSKKITLKSSDGELFEVDEAVALESQTIKHVIEDDCPNNGIPLPNVTSKILAKVIEYCKKHVETPKPDANHELKTWDAEFVKVDQATLLDLIWAADYLNINGLLDLTCQTVADMIKGKTPEDVEEIRRENQWLFEIVTMLSVKKITLKSSDSETFKVDEAVALESQIIKYMIEDDCTDNGIPLPNVTSKILAKVIEYCKKHVETPKPDTNHELETWDAEFVKVDQATLFDLIQVSKSKHTTLAAMPITSLAVEFTAFMRLELLVTSKPKVLAILSAKKAANYLNIKGLLDLTCQTVADMIKGKTPEEIRMTFNINNVFTPEEEEEVRRENQWAFE, via the exons ATGTCGTCATCAAAGAAAATCACCTTGAAGAGCAGCGACGGTGAGCTCTTCGAGGTGGACGAGGCGGTGGCGCTCGAATCTCAAACAATCAAACATGTGATCGAGGACGATTGCCCTAATAACGGTATCCCGCTGCCAAATGTGACGAGCAAGATCCTGGCGAAAGTGATCGAGTACTGCAAGAAGCACGTCGAGACTCCCAAGCCTGACGCCAATCATGAGCTGAAGACCTGGGACGCCGAGTTTGTGAAAGTTGATCAGGCCACGCTCCTCGATCTCATTTGG GCAGCCGACTATTTGAACATCAACGGCCTGCTGGACCTGACATGCCAGACTGTTGCAGACATGATAAAGGGAAAGACCCCTGAGGACGTGGAAGAGATTCGTCGTGAGAACCAGTGGCTATTTGAGATTGTAACGATGTTGTCAGTGAAGAAAATCACCTTGAAGAGCAGCGACAGTGAGACCTTCAAGGTGGACGAGGCGGTGGCGCTCGAAtctcaaataatcaaatatatgATCGAGGACGATTGCACTGATAATGGTATCCCGCTGCCAAATGTGACGAGCAAGATCCTGGCGAAAGTGATCGAGTACTGCAAGAAGCACGTCGAGACTCCCAAGCCTGACACCAATCATGAGCTGGAGACCTGGGACGCCGAGTTTGTGAAAGTTGATCAGGCCACGCTGTTCGATCTCATTCAG GTGTCTAAGTCGAAACACACAACATTAGCAGCCATGCCAATCACATCTCTAGCTGTTGAATTTACTGCCTTCATGCGGTTGGAGCTCTTGGTCACTTCCAAACCCAAAGTTTTGGCCATCCTCTCAGCCAAAAAG GCGGCCAACTATTTGAACATCAAGGGCCTGCTGGACCTGACATGCCAGACTGTTGCAGACATGATAAAGGGAAAGACCCCTGAGGAGATCCGGATGACGTTTAACATCAATAATGTTTTCACCcctgaggaagaggaagaggttcGTCGTGAGAACCAGTGGGCATTTGAATGA
- the LOC110609466 gene encoding SKP1-like protein 1B isoform X2, which yields MSSSKKITLKSSDGELFEVDEAVALESHIIKHAIEDVGADDSIPLPNVTSKILAKVIEYCKKHVETPKPDANHELNTWDAEFVKVDQATLFDLILPDANHELMTWDAEFVKVDQATLFDLIEIGSQLFEHQGPGGPDMPDCCRHDQG from the exons ATGTCGTCATCGAAGAAAATCACCTTGAAGAGCAGCGACGGTGAGCTCTTCGAGGTGGACGAGGCGGTGGCGCTCGAATCTCACATAATCAAACATGCGATCGAGGACGTTGGCGCTGATGACAGTATCCCGCTGCCAAATGTGACGAGCAAGATCCTGGCGAAAGTGATCGAGTACTGCAAGAAGCACGTCGAGACTCCCAAGCCCGACGCCAATCATGAGCTGAACACCTGGGACGCTGAGTTTGTGAAAGTTGATCAGGCCACGCTCTTCGATCTCATTCTG CCTGACGCCAATCATGAGCTGATGACCTGGGACGCCGAGTTTGTGAAAGTTGATCAGGCCACGCTCTTCGATCTCATAGAGATCG GCAGCCAACTATTTGAACATCAAGGGCCTGGTGGACCTGACATGCCAGACTGTTGCAGACATGATCAAGGATGA
- the LOC110609464 gene encoding SKP1-like protein 1A isoform X2 produces MSSSKKITLKSSDGELFEVDEAVALESQTIKHVIEDDCPNNGIPLPNVTSKILAKVIEYCKKHVETPKPDANHELKTWDAEFVKVDQATLLDLIWAADYLNINGLLDLTCQTVADMIKGKTPEDVEEIRRENQWLFEIVTMLSVKKITLKSSDSETFKVDEAVALESQIIKYMIEDDCTDNGIPLPNVTSKILAKVIEYCKKHVETPKPDTNHELETWDAEFVKVDQATLFDLIQAANYLNIKGLLDLTCQTVADMIKGKTPEEIRMTFNINNVFTPEEEEEVRRENQWAFE; encoded by the exons ATGTCGTCATCAAAGAAAATCACCTTGAAGAGCAGCGACGGTGAGCTCTTCGAGGTGGACGAGGCGGTGGCGCTCGAATCTCAAACAATCAAACATGTGATCGAGGACGATTGCCCTAATAACGGTATCCCGCTGCCAAATGTGACGAGCAAGATCCTGGCGAAAGTGATCGAGTACTGCAAGAAGCACGTCGAGACTCCCAAGCCTGACGCCAATCATGAGCTGAAGACCTGGGACGCCGAGTTTGTGAAAGTTGATCAGGCCACGCTCCTCGATCTCATTTGG GCAGCCGACTATTTGAACATCAACGGCCTGCTGGACCTGACATGCCAGACTGTTGCAGACATGATAAAGGGAAAGACCCCTGAGGACGTGGAAGAGATTCGTCGTGAGAACCAGTGGCTATTTGAGATTGTAACGATGTTGTCAGTGAAGAAAATCACCTTGAAGAGCAGCGACAGTGAGACCTTCAAGGTGGACGAGGCGGTGGCGCTCGAAtctcaaataatcaaatatatgATCGAGGACGATTGCACTGATAATGGTATCCCGCTGCCAAATGTGACGAGCAAGATCCTGGCGAAAGTGATCGAGTACTGCAAGAAGCACGTCGAGACTCCCAAGCCTGACACCAATCATGAGCTGGAGACCTGGGACGCCGAGTTTGTGAAAGTTGATCAGGCCACGCTGTTCGATCTCATTCAG GCGGCCAACTATTTGAACATCAAGGGCCTGCTGGACCTGACATGCCAGACTGTTGCAGACATGATAAAGGGAAAGACCCCTGAGGAGATCCGGATGACGTTTAACATCAATAATGTTTTCACCcctgaggaagaggaagaggttcGTCGTGAGAACCAGTGGGCATTTGAATGA